A part of Nocardioides sp. WS12 genomic DNA contains:
- a CDS encoding penicillin-binding protein 2 — MNKPIRAVSIFCMFLFLALMANVTFLQFWRADEYNTDPKNSRVAAAAFSRERGLILVGEEPIARSEPVDDQYKYLRVYPEKQLYAPVTGYLQLGSQTGIERSQNEVLSGEDPRLFVNRLVDLLKGDTNQGGNVLLTLDPAAQRAAYTTLRDTVGPEGEGAVVAIEPKTGRILAMVSFPSYDPNRLASHDREKRETAYDSLDSNKRQPLLNRAIQTRLFPGSTFKVVTAAAAIENGLYNADDEVPAGATWQAPGTTGSQNVIDNEGRAGCSPAKISFSKAMEDSCNTAFAKMAVEVGPEKLREQAEAFGFNSDYLLDLGPQARSVFPEEVVDTIDDVQQDPRELNDAETARSGFGQFSVQSTPLQMAMVVSAIANRGALMRPYLVDEVQTATFDVLETTEPETLRDAISPQTADQLTDLLVATVDDGTASPAAIDGVSVAGKTGTAQRGVEGKAPYGWFVSFAPAEDAQVAVAVMIQEAPGKQIAGGQLGGPIAKAVMEAVLKK; from the coding sequence ATGAACAAGCCGATCCGCGCGGTCTCCATCTTCTGCATGTTCTTGTTCCTCGCCCTGATGGCGAATGTGACGTTCCTGCAGTTCTGGCGGGCCGATGAGTACAACACCGACCCGAAGAACTCCCGGGTCGCCGCGGCCGCGTTCAGCCGTGAGCGCGGCCTGATCCTGGTCGGCGAGGAGCCGATTGCCCGCAGCGAACCGGTCGACGACCAGTACAAGTACCTCCGGGTCTATCCCGAGAAGCAGCTGTACGCGCCCGTCACCGGCTACCTCCAGCTCGGCAGCCAGACCGGCATCGAGCGCAGCCAGAACGAAGTGCTCTCCGGCGAGGACCCGCGACTGTTCGTCAACCGGCTCGTCGACCTGCTCAAGGGCGACACCAACCAGGGCGGCAACGTCCTGCTGACCCTCGACCCCGCCGCGCAACGCGCCGCCTACACGACGCTGCGCGACACCGTCGGACCCGAAGGGGAAGGCGCGGTCGTGGCGATCGAGCCGAAGACCGGTCGGATCCTCGCGATGGTGTCCTTCCCGTCGTACGACCCGAACCGGCTGGCCTCCCACGACCGGGAGAAGCGCGAGACGGCGTACGACAGCCTCGACAGCAACAAGCGCCAGCCGCTGCTGAACCGGGCGATCCAGACCCGGCTGTTCCCCGGCTCGACGTTCAAGGTGGTCACCGCCGCGGCCGCGATCGAGAACGGTCTCTACAACGCCGACGACGAGGTGCCCGCGGGTGCGACCTGGCAGGCGCCCGGCACCACCGGCTCGCAGAACGTGATCGACAACGAGGGGCGCGCCGGGTGCAGCCCGGCGAAGATCTCCTTCTCGAAGGCGATGGAGGACTCCTGCAACACCGCCTTCGCGAAGATGGCGGTCGAGGTCGGGCCGGAGAAACTGCGCGAGCAGGCAGAGGCGTTCGGCTTCAACAGCGACTATCTGCTGGACCTCGGCCCGCAGGCGCGTTCGGTGTTCCCCGAGGAGGTCGTCGACACCATCGACGACGTCCAGCAGGACCCGCGCGAGCTCAACGACGCCGAGACGGCACGCTCGGGCTTCGGCCAGTTCTCGGTCCAGTCGACGCCCCTGCAGATGGCGATGGTGGTCTCGGCGATCGCCAACCGCGGCGCGCTGATGCGGCCCTACCTCGTCGACGAGGTGCAGACCGCAACGTTCGACGTCCTGGAGACCACCGAGCCGGAGACCCTCCGCGACGCGATCTCGCCCCAGACCGCCGACCAGCTCACGGACCTGCTGGTCGCGACCGTCGACGACGGCACCGCGTCACCCGCCGCCATCGACGGCGTCAGCGTCGCGGGCAAGACGGGCACCGCCCAGCGAGGTGTCGAAGGCAAAGCGCCCTACGGATGGTTTGTGTCGTTCGCGCCTGCGGAAGACGCTCAGGTCGCGGTGGCCGTGATGATCCAGGAAGCACCCGGCAAGCAGATCGCGGGCGGCCAGCTCGGCGGCCCGATCGCAAAGGCAGTGATGGAAGCGGTGTTGAAGAAGTGA
- a CDS encoding serine/threonine-protein kinase yields MNSEQRQFADQAGRYHLDSVIATGGMGVVWRGTDTRLNRSVAVKVLKPEYADDPMFRTRFEAEARSAAALHHPGIAGVYDYGAGEVDGNLPPYLVMELVDGQPLSNLLATARGNDRTLDTAVVQDLIAQTGDALAVAHRAGIVHRDVKPANLLITADRRVKITDFGIARAADAVALTRTGSVMGTPQYLSPEQARGNPSTPASDVYSLGVVAFECLTGRRPFDAETPVATALAHLQQPVPALPSTVPPALAAIVTRALSKDPADRYTDGAAFAAAVRGADLGAGPVPGAYPPPSEGATQVLPSVTGPIPPATPTHTPMPVPVPGQPIRRLDAPGAYAGSQATERQGRSPWPAAIAVILLVIAAVVVAALLLGRDGDEDPAADDTTSEVTTEATTESSSSEPTTETTSEEATTVQVDDTPYSCTADYRDAVAQLQDDRLQVTWEQDSAVNDGTCPADTVSRFSTNGTLNEGDPITVYYWGPVVEPTEETTPTDETTDPSNPLTELPGGEDG; encoded by the coding sequence GTGAACTCCGAGCAGAGGCAGTTCGCCGACCAGGCAGGTCGCTATCACCTCGACTCCGTGATCGCCACGGGTGGCATGGGCGTGGTGTGGCGCGGCACGGACACGCGCCTCAACCGTTCGGTCGCCGTGAAGGTGCTCAAGCCCGAGTACGCCGACGACCCCATGTTCCGCACCCGCTTCGAGGCCGAGGCGCGCAGTGCCGCGGCCCTGCACCACCCGGGCATCGCCGGTGTCTACGACTACGGCGCCGGCGAGGTCGACGGCAACCTGCCGCCGTACCTGGTCATGGAACTGGTCGACGGACAGCCGCTCTCGAACCTGCTCGCGACCGCGCGCGGCAACGACCGCACGCTCGACACTGCCGTGGTGCAGGACCTGATCGCCCAGACCGGCGACGCGCTGGCCGTGGCGCACCGGGCCGGGATCGTGCACCGCGACGTGAAGCCCGCGAACCTGCTGATCACCGCGGACCGCCGGGTCAAGATCACCGACTTCGGCATCGCGCGTGCGGCCGACGCCGTCGCGCTCACCCGCACCGGATCGGTGATGGGCACCCCGCAGTACCTCAGCCCCGAGCAGGCCCGCGGCAACCCGTCCACGCCCGCGTCCGACGTCTACTCGCTGGGCGTCGTCGCGTTCGAGTGCCTGACCGGTCGCCGTCCGTTCGACGCCGAGACCCCGGTCGCCACGGCCCTTGCGCACCTGCAGCAGCCCGTTCCTGCGCTGCCCTCGACGGTGCCTCCGGCGCTGGCCGCGATCGTCACGCGCGCCCTCTCGAAGGACCCCGCGGACCGCTACACGGACGGTGCGGCGTTCGCCGCCGCCGTACGCGGGGCCGACCTGGGTGCCGGTCCGGTTCCCGGGGCGTACCCGCCGCCCTCCGAGGGCGCCACCCAGGTGCTGCCGTCGGTCACCGGTCCGATCCCGCCGGCCACGCCGACGCACACCCCGATGCCGGTTCCGGTTCCCGGACAGCCGATCCGCCGCCTCGACGCGCCGGGTGCCTACGCCGGCTCCCAGGCGACCGAGCGTCAGGGACGTTCCCCGTGGCCCGCCGCGATCGCCGTGATCCTGCTGGTCATCGCTGCCGTCGTGGTGGCCGCGCTACTGCTCGGCCGCGACGGCGACGAGGACCCGGCCGCCGACGACACGACGTCCGAGGTGACCACCGAAGCCACCACGGAATCCTCCTCCAGCGAACCCACCACGGAGACCACCTCCGAGGAGGCCACCACGGTCCAGGTCGACGACACGCCGTACTCCTGCACCGCCGACTACCGCGACGCCGTGGCCCAGTTGCAGGACGACCGCCTCCAGGTCACCTGGGAGCAGGACTCCGCCGTCAACGACGGCACCTGCCCCGCCGACACCGTGAGCCGCTTCTCCACCAACGGCACCCTGAACGAGGGCGACCCGATCACCGTCTACTACTGGGGCCCGGTCGTCGAACCGACCGAGGAGACCACCCCGACCGACGAGACCACCGACCCGAGCAACCCGCTCACCGAGCTCCCAGGGGGTGAAGACGGATGA
- the pknB gene encoding Stk1 family PASTA domain-containing Ser/Thr kinase, with translation MTTPPTEPGSGGPTVGGRYELAELLGRGGMAEVRKGTDTRLGRVVAVKRLRTDLASDPTFQARFRREAQSSASLNHPSIVSVYDTGEERTVGGVDDGEIVPYIVMEYVAGRTLRDILREGRKILPERALEITSGVLSALDYSHRAGIIHRDIKPGNVMLTPSGDVKVMDFGIARAMSDAQSSMTQTAAVVGTAQYLSPEQARGETVDSRSDVYSAGCLLYELLTGRPPFVGDSPVAVAYQHVREPAVPPSTHEGDLTPQIDAIVMKSLAKRVEDRYQSAAQMRADIERYLAGRPVQAAVADSTAVVPVVSGPATSATSTADAHHETAVRSALPPVRDDDRRSRVALWVVLGVLLLALLATAAIVWPKLFDTEAPDVKVPSVIGLDSDLARDRIGDVGLAIDDRTTECSDEYPEGGQVIKQDPLAERYIEPTGTVFLTLSSGPCDFPLPPVTDQPFKDAVNDLLGVGILRANIKKTECKESDDPAGTVVTQTPDAGMAVDTSAIVELCVSDGPAKVPNVVGRTQAAAEKAIRDAGFIPVVNNAAADDATQPKGRITRMDPVAGEPLRQGDRVVLYVSIYEKPPEPVDTDGDGLSDADEATRGTNPALADTDGDGVSDGQEVTDGTDPLNPLSPLPGGGPGGQRPQAG, from the coding sequence ATGACAACTCCCCCCACTGAACCCGGATCAGGTGGTCCCACGGTCGGCGGGCGTTACGAGCTCGCCGAACTCCTCGGCCGCGGCGGCATGGCGGAGGTCCGCAAGGGCACCGACACGCGGCTCGGCCGCGTCGTGGCCGTCAAGCGCCTGCGCACCGATCTCGCCAGCGACCCCACCTTCCAGGCCCGCTTCCGCCGCGAGGCGCAGTCGTCGGCTTCGCTGAACCACCCCTCGATCGTGTCCGTCTACGACACCGGTGAGGAACGCACCGTCGGTGGCGTCGACGACGGCGAGATCGTCCCCTACATCGTCATGGAGTACGTCGCCGGGCGCACCCTGCGCGACATTCTGCGCGAGGGCCGCAAGATCCTGCCCGAGCGCGCCCTGGAGATCACCAGCGGCGTGCTGTCCGCGCTGGACTACAGCCACCGCGCGGGGATCATCCACCGCGACATCAAGCCCGGCAACGTCATGCTCACCCCGTCCGGCGACGTGAAGGTGATGGACTTCGGCATCGCCCGCGCGATGAGCGATGCCCAGTCGTCGATGACCCAGACCGCTGCGGTCGTCGGTACGGCGCAGTACCTCTCCCCGGAGCAGGCGCGCGGCGAGACCGTCGACTCCCGCTCCGACGTGTACTCCGCGGGCTGCCTGCTCTACGAACTCCTCACTGGACGGCCGCCGTTCGTCGGCGACTCACCCGTGGCCGTCGCGTACCAGCACGTGCGGGAGCCCGCCGTACCCCCGTCGACGCACGAGGGTGACCTCACGCCGCAGATCGACGCGATCGTGATGAAGTCCCTCGCCAAGCGCGTCGAGGACCGCTACCAGTCCGCCGCTCAGATGCGCGCCGACATCGAGCGCTACCTCGCCGGCCGCCCGGTCCAGGCGGCCGTGGCCGACAGCACCGCCGTGGTGCCGGTCGTCTCCGGACCCGCCACCAGCGCGACCAGTACGGCCGACGCGCACCACGAGACCGCCGTCCGTTCGGCACTGCCACCGGTGCGGGACGACGACCGGCGCAGCCGGGTCGCGCTGTGGGTCGTGCTCGGTGTGCTGCTCCTCGCCCTGCTCGCCACGGCCGCCATCGTGTGGCCGAAGCTCTTCGACACCGAAGCTCCTGACGTGAAGGTGCCGTCGGTGATCGGCCTCGACAGCGACCTGGCCCGGGACCGGATCGGCGATGTCGGTCTGGCCATCGATGACCGCACCACCGAGTGCAGCGACGAATACCCCGAGGGTGGGCAGGTCATCAAGCAGGACCCGCTCGCCGAGCGCTACATCGAGCCGACCGGGACTGTCTTCCTGACCTTGTCCAGCGGACCCTGCGACTTCCCGCTTCCGCCCGTGACCGACCAGCCGTTCAAGGACGCGGTCAACGACCTGCTCGGTGTCGGCATCCTGCGCGCGAACATCAAGAAGACCGAGTGCAAGGAATCTGACGACCCGGCGGGCACGGTCGTCACCCAGACCCCCGACGCCGGCATGGCCGTCGACACCTCCGCCATCGTCGAACTCTGCGTGTCCGACGGTCCGGCCAAGGTGCCGAACGTCGTCGGTCGGACCCAGGCGGCGGCCGAGAAGGCGATCCGCGATGCCGGGTTCATCCCGGTCGTCAACAACGCGGCCGCCGACGACGCCACCCAGCCCAAGGGCCGGATCACCCGGATGGACCCCGTCGCGGGTGAACCGCTGCGCCAGGGCGACCGGGTCGTGCTCTACGTGTCGATCTACGAGAAGCCGCCCGAGCCGGTGGACACCGACGGCGACGGTCTCTCCGACGCAGACGAGGCGACGCGGGGCACCAACCCGGCCCTTGCCGACACCGACGGAGACGGCGTCAGCGACGGCCAGGAAGTCACCGACGGAACCGATCCGCTCAATCCGCTCTCGCCGCTGCCCGGCGGCGGGCCGGGCGGGCAACGCCCCCAGGCGGGCTGA